The genomic window GATCCGGCTCTCGGAGCTCCTCAGGCTCTATGCTGAACACGACTGGAACGTGTGGGCCGTGGTCGATGCCGAGGGGCGATACCGGGGTGTGGTGGGCTTCGAGAACCTGCGCGAGGCCCTCGCCGAGCCTGAGCTCCAGGAGTTCGTCATCGCCGAGGACATCCTCACCCCCTTCCCTGAGACCGTCCACCCCCACACCCCGCTCCATGAAGCCCTCCGCATCATGCGTCGCCGCAACGTGGACTTTCTTCCCGTCTTGGACGATCGAGGACACGTCCTGGGCATACTCGAGGAACGGATGGTGCGCCACTTCGTGAGACGGGAGCTCCTCAGCGCCCAGGCGAGGACAGGGCTCTGATCCCCTCCTCGATCACGGCAGCCGGCCGCACGGCCGGCTTTTTTTGTGGCAATTCTTATGGAACATTCGTCCGCTTCTCTATATACTGGGGAGTTGGAAGGGGGGAAAAAAGGAGGACGACGTGGCGCACCGTCGCGGTGAAGGCACCAAGACCACTCGGTTTTTCGACCTCATGAACCTCCTTTCCTCGGCGCCGAGGAGCAGGAGAGAGCTCGCGGAGCGGCTCGGTGTGAGCTTCTCCACCATCACCCGGTATCTCCAAGATCTCGAGCGGATGGGCTATCCCCTCGAGTACGGGAGGGGGAGTCGGGGTGAGGCCCTCGTGTCGCTCAAGAAAGTAGAACTCCCCTTCTCCCGCGAGGAGATCGTCTGGCTCTACAATGCCGCCCTCCTCATGGCCGCCCACCTCGACAGGGAGTGCGCCCTCGCAGCCGGCATGCTCGCCAAGATCGCCGAGCGCCTCACTGTGGCCCCCTCCTGGTTTCGGGCCCTCCTCAGGGAGGAGGCCGATCGCATGAGATCGCGCCGACCCTCTTCGCCTCCGGTGGACGAGATATTCAACACCGTCTCCCGGGCCTGGCTCGAAGGCACCATGATCGAGCTCACCTACCAGGCCCCTCACAAGCAGGAGAAGACCTACCTCTGCGGCATCCTCGGCATCAGGCCCAACCTGGTGGGGCGTAGCTACTAC from Spirochaeta thermophila DSM 6192 includes these protein-coding regions:
- a CDS encoding helix-turn-helix transcriptional regulator, with the translated sequence MAHRRGEGTKTTRFFDLMNLLSSAPRSRRELAERLGVSFSTITRYLQDLERMGYPLEYGRGSRGEALVSLKKVELPFSREEIVWLYNAALLMAAHLDRECALAAGMLAKIAERLTVAPSWFRALLREEADRMRSRRPSSPPVDEIFNTVSRAWLEGTMIELTYQAPHKQEKTYLCGILGIRPNLVGRSYYLITWCPELNDLRTFRVDRIRRVRQQGLTRFEPPPGIDLTVRLSSAWNVWWGDKEEEVVLRFSRDVAYRVMETQWHEHEEKAPQPDGSIIWRARISEPREMLPWIRGWGKDVEVLSPPWLRTHLAEEAKAMYELYWGKK